The Procambarus clarkii isolate CNS0578487 chromosome 91, FALCON_Pclarkii_2.0, whole genome shotgun sequence region GTACAGGGTATAAAGAATGTCCACAAAGATTCGTGCAAATTCTGTCTGTATTATCTTTGTTATAAATGAAATGATTAAACTTGCAGTAAAATTATAATCGCATCATAAATTTGTTTTCAAATTTGTGATGTATGTCGCTTCAGAATGTGCTCAGTGTGTAGACTGTTGGTGTACCTTGTCATGTCAACACATGCTCCATGTGTAAATATCACTTCAACATGAGATCTGTGTGTAACACATAGCTTAGTTTTATACTACATGTGTAACAACATGTGCTCTATGTATAGTATTGTATGTTACTTAATACATGCTCTTATGTTCAGAATATCAGTTGAACATGGACTCCTTATTTGGCATGTAAAACATCCTCCCACATTTTGCATTTGCAGTCCTGTCATCAAATCGGCATCGTTTCGAGCAATATTTGTATACAGTACTGTCTTTAATGTACccctcactgggagggtcttttGTTTTAAATGGCAAGAAGTCTTTACCTGTCATCCTTAAGTGTCCCTTTTTTTTTacattaattttttaattttttattttcctcCTGACACCTTTGTAAAAAACATTTTGTTTATTTCTTTTGTTTCTGGCCAAAATGctttgcatactagtggcttcatatattgtgtaactcctgtccctaCAATTTGTACATTATTCCTTTGTTTTTTTGTACACACATTCTAttgaataaaattgtattgtatttgttGCTGCACGAAAATCACAAAGTTCTGCTTGGCTAAAACATTAcacattttttttgttttgtttcattGCCAACTATTTGCATCATTTGTAGTCATTCCCACTTCTAATACTGCTGTTTGGTTAGGACTGCCAACTTTGACTCTATGATATCTTAAAAACACAGTTTGTGATGGTAATTCTGCTTTAAGTTTCAGCTTTATTTTGTTACATGGAAAACAACAAATAAATTTGTATGATTTTTATGTTTTTACCCCTGTATATCACTGTAGAGTACAGTACACATGTATACAGGTGGCCTGCAATTTGTACAGTATTGCATTACTGTACCCGAATTAGAATTTAACCCTTAAAATGTGGCTATCATCACATGTAGATTCACTGGATAATGCGCTTATCATTTGTTGATTTAAAtgattattgtctgggttttacaggAATAATGCAAATATCTGTATGGATGTAGTGGAGTTTacccatgcaggcgatgagtcacaataatgtggctgaagtatgttgaccagaccacacactaaaagttgaagggacgacgacgtttcggtccgtcctggaccattctcaagtcgattctcgcaatcgacttgagaatggtccaggacggaccgaaacgtcgtcgagtTTACCCATGTTCTCTAAGGCTAGCTGATTACCTCAAGGATAAACCTCATGGATAATTCTTTGAAACTATATTAGGAAAGTATTTGTTAGTTTATATGAACATACAGTGGTGTAGATATTGTACACAATTTGTATACATAATGTATTAGGAGAAATTAATTATACTTAGAGATTCTAAGTATCTTATTAGGGACGTGCATTAAGTTTTTTTGTGATTATTTTAAAGAAGTGAGCATCATTTAAATAAAAGATGCTTCCACACAATGAGTACATCGTCAACACAGTTGGCTCGCCATCAAATATTTCTGGGTTTAGTTTCTTGGTAAGGCAAGATGCTTGGGCACagttccttacacctgatgctctggtcacctaacagtaaataagtaaccGGGAGTTTGGTAGCTGTTGTGGCTTGCATCCTTCAGAAGCAGTATGATTGGCCTAGTTGGGTCTCGATGAGCGTAACAGACTTTGTCCTCAATCGTATGAACCCATACAGAAGGAAAGGAAAATGCATTAAAATTAACAAACATAGCATAAGCAATGCTTAAAAGATTAAAAAAATAGGGCAACTAATTACTATCTGTTTGCCTCATCCTTCAATTGTTAATACATACACCATCTGCCATTTTCCCAGATATCGTCTAAGAAAGCCGAACAGAAGAAAACTTACAAGATATTTTTAGGTAACCTCAGCCATCGCACCACAACTACAGAAATTCGAAAACTCTTTGAAGCTCATGGCACAGTGGTAGAGGTAGATGTGCTAAAAAGCTTTGGTTTCGTGCACATGGACAAAGAGGAGGAGGGCAAAGTGGCTATTGCAGCACTGAATGGCTATATACTGGATGAAAGGGTAAAATAATGTTTTAATTCCACCTGTAACATAGTAAACAAAATCACATTTTATCCCTTTAAAAATGTGAAATTATCTTTAACAAATTAAAAGCTTTTCTTTGATTAAACTTGTTCCTTGTGATGCACATTATTGAAATAACAAATTTAAATTTTGATATTAaggttttttgtgtgtgttttgaagctttattttatttattgcaGCCTATGGTTGTTAAAGCTTCTACTGGCATCAAGAAGGGTGGTAACCAGAAGACAAAAATCTATGTTGGTAATTTGAACAAGAATTGTAGAGTATCGGAGGTGAAAAGACTTTTTGAAATGTATGGCAACGTAGTAGAAGCCGATATTATAAACAACTATGCATTCGTTGTAAGTTTATTATATCATGTTAGAAGAGAGGGGAAAGAGAAATAGAGGGAGGTGGATTGTTGAATTCCACTATTATGCATGAGTTATTTTCTTGAGAAATGATTGAGAAAGAGAAGCTCAAGGCcccccttactctcactcctggTCATCCCTTCAGTGATGGAATGTTCCCAGGATGGAACAAGATTTAAAAACAATGTTAGAGAAGAAGAGAGCCATGCTAGAAATAGATTTTGCTGATGTATTaatgaaaaaaccagcgttgaatgtaatgaaacgccattttctgggcgagtcccagaggctccccggaacttactaggctgatatgctaatgtcagactttggcatcagtcatgtgtatggagttctatgggcctaccggggaccatgagccagaacctggccccctcagaagaggcaaggggggcaatggcctatagaaacccccgtatggttggaagcattttatgtctgccatcgacctggttaggcacccagaaaggtaagcgtcccaaaacaaaccccctattctggtcaaaattgctaccacaagccgaacaagtggatagaactcccctaaaataaACGAGCAAACAACAATAATGATGTCACACGTCGCCGCACCACTGTCCacacagctccccccctccccatgagggggaagggggagccccatatCCATCGCGTGGATATGGTGGACCCATATTcacccccagttctgaggctgaatgtcaaaaacgtgaaaaaaatgctgaccggagggagggagggatgccggggagcctccaggactcgcccagaaaatggcgtttcattacattcaacgctggttttctggggggagccccttcagctccccggagctaactcccCACAAAGGGAAGTAGAGGGACCTCCCCGGGAGGCGGTTGCCGCTCACTccgcaactcgaagccgagacaaacaGCTACAACTGCTGATCCAAAGCAACCCAGGCCCAACTGGGCTCAGGAACGCGCACAagataacgagcagccaggacccagcTCGACTGCCAAAAACCTAGCGCCCGAATGACAGCCCGTGACATGTTGCCAAAAACAGTGGCAAGAGCCGCGAACATGGACATGAGGAGAGACCACAGGCCGGCTAGCCATAATAATCCTGCAGAAGACCCGGGAGACCCGCACCCGCAAACAAAAAagtagggaaaccggatcaacccaaagcgcgacccaggacacagaagccgtggcgcgcaatgAACGGTGGAGGGCTGCCACCGGACACCAAACATGAAGCACCCCCCAGCCAAAACAACCAAGcagcaacaacccaaggacccctctggaaagcagccgtctcattcTCCGCCAAAAAGGAGACTGCCACAACGAACAACCCCATCGCCATGACCAAAGGAGCAGAAAACTCGCCAACCCGACCTCCAGAGGCCAaggccaacagaaaaagagcctagGAGAAACAAAccgggaccgaaggggccacaacaaatcgaagagaagagcactctgtccaatgaccaggaccgctcaggtggcgcatgagcaggccagcgGGGAAACAACGCCCGAGGCAGCGTGCAAAACGGACCAGAATAAACCGGACCAGAATAAACCGAACCTCAATCCTCAATACTGAGAGCAAGCTGAAGCGACTCCGCCAGTACCGCACGATACGAGGTGACAGTATGTGGCAAAATGACGGCCCCGAATCCCCAaaagagaaggacaagaccatGCCAACAAAACAGAACtgaagaagggacagaaggaaaaaggaaggaccgccaaaaaacCCCACTGCCACCAAGAAGAacaacgcaggtgggacaccatcaacgaagcctccTGACCAACAGAAAGTGAGAGACCCGAGGCAGAGCCgaaccaggcccccccccccccaaggaccaAACAAGCCGAGAAGAGGCAGAGCCACGGGAAGATCTTGGGTGTGACCACCGAGCAGGAAGAGCCGGAAAACTGAGCCGGCAAAGAAGGTGGAACGTCTGCCGGACAAAAACGTCTCAACACCAGTGAGCTCTCCAGGAGGTCTGAGACCACGGCCCCGACTGAGTCTCGAGGAAAGGGATCCCGTGAAACGCAGAAAAGCCAACAGGCAGGGAAAGCCAGGAACCAGAAAACCAAACCTGGCAATCGGAGCCAAAAGGCACAGCAACAACTGCTGATACAACCATGGACAAATGGTAAACAACCAtggtaaacccaggcagggtactgctaaccggcgcccaaaactaccaaacaaccttctaagaactgaacccccgggacgtgtacactcacggggacctagcagggggaactaccggaagaaggaagagtactcagtacacagggggcaagaaccaaggcagaccccccaccaggcagaaaacaaaaagaaaaagaaaacctcgcaagaggacagggtacccaggcggaacagagccggccgctctgATTGGTGAAAACTAGATTCGTAGTACCCTGCGCCCCGCCAGTACAAACTGCCCCCTACcccaaggcgaacaagggagacagaacacccgagcacacaaggggcagccaaaaaccaagcagtaaacggcctagcaggggcagaacccaaggaacttgtgaaagggaaccccaagccccaagggcagtacttacaaggcacctagggaaggaaaccctaggcgtatgcagcccgagtactgaagaaacactcccggctcacgcaccacctggaAGACAgataccacactctaggtacagtgctgaaacaaccaccggagccagagcacatgacCTCAGCCTTTAGCATCAGCTTTAGAACTGGGTCTGGGgcttcctcttcccccttccggggaggggggagctgtgcgaACCGCGGGGCGGCGACATGTGATATCATTATTGTTTGCTTGTTtactttaggggagttctatccacttgttcggcttgtggtagcaattttcaccagaataggggtttgttttgggacgcttacctttctgggtgcctaacccggtcgatggcagacatagaatgcccccaatcacacaggggtttctataggccattgctcaccTAGCCTCTTcttagggggccaggttctggctcgtggtccccggtaggcccatagaactccatacacatgactgatgccaaagtctgacattagcatatcagcctagtaagctccagggagccgaaggggctccccccagaaaacatgtaaaacattttAGATTTCCACCCACTAAATAGCTCGCAAAATGTTGTGATTACCTTTGATAAAATTCATTGTATTCTACTGTAGAACGTTAATTCATTCTCAACAGTCTGCAATCAGTTTTGATTAAGTTTAGTAGCAGGTAATTTCCAGACAGTATAGTGTGGCATTAACCTTCTCTGCCAAGCACTGTAGTCATTATACATCTTTGTTTACAATAGTGGATATCTCAAGTTAGTTTTTGTTATGACATTATAGCATATGGACGATGAAGCTCAAGCACAGAGAGCAATCCGTGAGCTTGATGGGTACGAGTTCCACGGTTTCCGTCTGAAGGTCAGAAAGTCAACTTCACACAGTCGACAACAAACTGGAACCACAAACCCTGACATCTACTTTTCTGGCGGATCTGGTGGCAGTTGGTACAGACAGTACACCAGTGATGGACGCGTCGAAAGTTCTCGTTTTGGCGATTGTGAACGTAGAGGACAGAGCTTTGGCAGTTCAAATGACTACTATCCCCCACTACTTCCACCCACCTTTGTCAGGGAGCATATGATGCACTACACGGTAAGTCTAAAAGTAtcagtaagtccctgataatttttggttgcaaagaaaaggagataacatctaggtcagaaagagctgtagaagaagcgaaagtagtagataaaattgttggccttgtGGAAGatcttactaccatagagaatgtgtgcgactacaggagaataggcagatacataaaagggaaagatcgacgtttaaggatcaccctaaacggtgccaaacagatggaagaagtactatggaatgctagaaaattacaaagtgatgaggatgagaaagtgtggtcgttaagacgagatctttcaaaagaagacagagagaagctgaaactgaacctcgccaagGCAAAACATTTCAattagagcaggaatgaagaagaaattgattctttttttttttaaaagtgataagggtaggcagaccagtaaagtggtacataaaggcaaactaacaaaatcattagagagaggggtagTGAAGGATAAGGTgaggggggaacaagttcctgaaaattgcatacaccaacatagatggagtgaggtcgaagatactggagttaagtgatgtaatacagctgcagacaccagacattgttgtacAATACTCGTGGAGACAAAAcatgatgttattttaaatgaggtcatattcccaaggggctactcaatttggagatgggacagaaaaattaggaaaggcggtggcgttgctgtgctggtgaaagaacacctaaaggtgaaggaaataatgattgccaatccacaagaagttgacataatagcactagagatctgctatgaggatgataaactaatgatcataaatgcatatagtccaccgccaagcagcacatggtcagaggaggagctagatagtaaacgagaagatcttgtaacaataatgagagagattatagcgagagcggataacgatagatcacgactgttgagagtcggcgacttcaacttgaaatccatagactgggaagcatatgaagctaaacagaagatttttggacctgtagatttgtagacctcatcttgGAAACCTTCTtgtttcaacatgttaaacaagctacgaggatgagggaaggggacgttccctccatgctagatttgatatttatcaggaaggaggaagagatatttgacattcagtacctttctcccttgggtaaaagtgaccatgtctttttgggaataaagtatgcaatgcattataatctggaagaaaataaggaggttgaagcagttgaaaaacctggcttcaggagaggacattatggcgacctCAGAAAATttgttagtgagtataattggacagacttgttgctaggcaaggaagtgaataagatgtatgtcaagttttgtaaaatatatgataaaggcacaaaaaatatttgtaccaaaacagagatgcagaactaggaaacaggattggttcaacagaaattgcaaaagggccagagaccaaaaggcaCACAAATGAAATTAATACAGGAAAAGGCTAAACCcctaaacataccagcgatacaaagatgcgagaaacaactacatggcagtgaggagagaggcagaaagaaattttgaaaatgagattgcagacaaatgtaaaacagaaccaggtctattctataaattcataaacaacaaattgcaggtataggataatattcagaggttgaaaatgggaaatagattcacggaaaatgaaaaggaaatgtatgaaaacactaaacgaaaagttccaaagtgtgtttgtacaaaatgatatcttcagggaaccagactcaataagaattccagagaacaacatagagcacatagaggtgtctaagagacgaagtggaaaaatgctcaaggagttaagtaagaacaaagcagttggtccagatggagttccaccatgggttctaagagaatgtgcacctgagctcagcattccacttcaactgatttttcaggcatccctgtttacaggagttgtagctgatgtgtggaaaaaagctaacataattccaatctacaaaagtggaagcagggaagacccccttaattatagacctgtatcattgacaagtgcaagtcaaaatattggaaaaataattaaaactaaatgggtagaacacctggaggaaaacgatataatatctgacagacagtatggttttcgatctggaagatcctgtgtaacgaacttactcagtttttatgatagagccacagagatttaacaggaaagagatggttgggttgactgcatctatcgggacctaagaaaggctttcgacagagttccccataagaggttgctggaaactggaacatattggaggggtgacaggtaagcttctaacatggatgaaaaatttcctaactgacagaaaaatgagggccgtaatcagaggcaaggtatcggattggaggaatgtcacgagtggagtatggagtaccacagggttcagttcttgcaccggtaatattcattgtctacataaatgatctaccagtgggaatacagaattatatgaacatgtttgctgatgatgctaagataatagggaagataaacctagatgattgtcatgcccttcaagaagacctggacaaaataagtatatggagcaacacttggcaaatggaatttaatgtgaataaattctatgttatggaatgtggaattggagaacatagaccccacacaacctataaattatgtgagaaatctttaaagaattctgacaaagaaaaggatctaggggtggttcattGAACATTGTGCAAGAAGAATATGCTACACTttataacttcagaattgcttttaaatactgtacatggatggagaaatactaaagaaattgttcaagacttttgttagaccaaagctggagtatgcagcggttgtatggtgcccatatcttaagaagcacatcggcAAACtgcaaaaggtgcaacgacatgccactaagtggctcccagaactgaaggacaagagctacgaggagaggttagaggcattaaatatgcaaaaactagtagAAGAAAAAGTGATCATATCACCATATAGTGATcaccgtagtgatcatatcaccataTCAGtatggtgatatgatcactacgttcaaaatagtaacaggaatcgataaaatcgatagggaagaattcctgagatccagaacttcaagaacaagaggtcatagatttaaactaacgaaacaaagctgccggagaaatataagataaTTAActgttgtaaacagagtggtagacggttggaacaagttaggtgagaaggtggtggaggccaaaaccgtcaataatttcaaaacgttatatgacagagtgctggggagacgggacaccacgagcgtagctctcgtcctgtaactacactttggtaattacgaTTAGTTACACATGATTGTTTGCTtattatgatttaaaggtaagatAATTTTGGGGATAAAGCACTAAGTATGACTATACAGATCTTGGGAGGAAggagcccaactacttggaccatcagagattgaacgccgactcggCAAGATGTATGGCTATTGCTCCACCGACTAGTCTAAGTGGTTGGCTGTTAAGAGTCGGTGATTGATTATTGCAGTTTTATGTGACAAGGTAATTATATATGCTCAGTAGATTGCTTCCTTTCTTTGTGTTTACTGTCAGTACAGTATTGTAGTACAGTAACTACACTGCTGGTTGTATTAAAGGTTATTTAACATGGAACACTTCTTcactggtatgtgtgtgtattgatgGGATTGTTTTCATACTGACAAAGAAAAAATACATAAGATCATATAATTGAAATTTAAAATAAGTTGCATATTAACACATTTTGGAATAACAAGCACTGACGGAGAATTGGGTGAAGTGGGGAACTATGGACAGATATGTTACTGGACCCTTCTGTTGCAAAAGATTTCACTGTATCTCTACTTTGCTATTTTATATCTATAAGtacaatattatataaattattgcaAATAATAGCAAACTTTAATATAGTACTAAAATTGCTGGCAGAAGTATACACTATTTTAAACACCAGTATACAGTATTGTTGCAATCTGTTCCACTGAATATGTGGCTTTGCTTCATTGAAAATTTCCCATTATTTTTGCCTGTTGCAACCAATTGGACCAATTTTATGACCAGAACAAATCTTTCCCTTTCCCAGTGAAACCGGCTTTGTTAGTGGAAGTACAAAAATTTCCATTGATGCTCGTTTCTTGTAAAGGACAAATTCACTCTATCAATGAGCTAAAGTTAGTTTTTATATTGTAAAAAATAGAAGAAATAATTTCTTAATGGAAAATATTTAATACGGTTCTTCAATTTATGGTAATTGTAATGTTAGTTCTTACAAAGAGAGCACTCGCCTTTCATTACCGTTCTGTCCTGTTTAATGACATTCTCTAGAATGTCATTCATTCTTTTGAATGTCTCTAGATTCATTCTTTTGTTTATCTTAATATATAGACTACAGTGGAgcaaatgtaaatactgtactacagTGTTTGGATAGATTTTTAGAAAAAAGTTAACAAACAATAGCTTGTTTTGCAGAAATTGTGGTACAATATATGATAATTTTAGCATTACTAGTGATGAGGCACATTTATGGTTTGGAAAAGCACTGCTAAATCAAGTTTTATGGTGTCACTAGCCAAGTGAACAAATATTTGTTTATAAACACCGTAATGTTTAGGAATACAGTGTACAACTCATAAGGATAAATGTTATACCTTTACATTTGCTACTTTTCAGGATGATTTTAGTCACTATGATCGTTATGATCGCTATTGTGACACTGGACTATATGAACACCATTATGGTGATCatcccacaccaccgccaccactactaGATGACTTGTATAATCGACGTCTTCCTTCCCTGCCATCTCATCCTGATTATCTAAGATTTAGTAGAGGCTTACCACCTCCTCGGTTAGTATTT contains the following coding sequences:
- the LOC123774014 gene encoding RNA-binding protein lark isoform X2, with product MESIGTLKEEPDQEDQEVGQISTENNQSLQNGLVSHEKGKLQTKLKELEALFENVRQELEGTRVALAKLQKTDCANAASDLKTEKSSPLESPFSDSSVNSQVIIRVESETKQISTQTPDWENAYKIFVGNLSNRASGSDIRKLFETHGTVLEADVIRNYGFVHMENEDEGQMAIETLNGYSLHGKPMVVKASTGAKKDDDQTSDILDGNLPTESRLERLQSLYDLDNSAIESNSLANSCAFVISSKKAEQKKTYKIFLGNLSHRTTTTEIRKLFEAHGTVVEVDVLKSFGFVHMDKEEEGKVAIAALNGYILDERPMVVKASTGIKKGGNQKTKIYVGNLNKNCRVSEVKRLFEMYGNVVEADIINNYAFVHMDDEAQAQRAIRELDGYEFHGFRLKVRKSTSHSRQQTGTTNPDIYFSGGSGGSWYRQYTSDGRVESSRFGDCERRGQSFGSSNDYYPPLLPPTFVREHMMHYTDDFSHYDRYDRYCDTGLYEHHYGDHPTPPPPLLDDLYNRRLPSLPSHPDYLRFSRGLPPPRSSLPRPPMRGNGPPNHRPF
- the LOC123774014 gene encoding RNA-binding protein lark isoform X1; the encoded protein is MESIGTLKEEPDQEDQEVGQISTENNQSLQNGLVSHEKGKLQTKLKELEALFENVRQELEGTRVALAKLQKTDCANAASDLKTEKSSPLESPFSDSSVNSQVIIRVESETKQISTQTPDWENAYKIFVGNLSNRASGSDIRKLFETHGTVLEADVIRNYGFVHMENEDEGQMAIETLNGYSLHGKPMVVKASTGAKKDDDQTSDILDGNLPTESRLERLQSLYDLDNSAIESNSLANSCAFVISSKKAEQKKTYKIFLGNLSHRTTTTEIRKLFEAHGTVVEVDVLKSFGFVHMDKEEEGKVAIAALNGYILDERPMVVKASTGIKKGGNQKTKIYVGNLNKNCRVSEVKRLFEMYGNVVEADIINNYAFVHMDDEAQAQRAIRELDGYEFHGFRLKVRKSTSHSRQQTGTTNPDIYFSGGSGGSWYRQYTSDGRVESSRFGDCERRGQSFGSSNDYYPPLLPPTFVREHMMHYTDDFSHYDRYDRYCDTGLYEHHYGDHPTPPPPLLDDLYNRRLPSLPSHPDYLRFSRGLPPPRNPLYRPPVRGSSLPRPPMRGNGPPNHRPF